A single Anopheles funestus chromosome 2RL, idAnoFuneDA-416_04, whole genome shotgun sequence DNA region contains:
- the LOC125762073 gene encoding nucleolysin TIAR has product MTEDSYPKTLYVGSLDTTVTEELLCTLFSQMGTVKSCKIIREGTIDPFAFIEYDNHQSAQTALAAMNKRMFLKKEIRVNWATSAGNQPKTDTSQHHHIFVGDLSPEIDTETLREAFAPFGEISNCRIVRDPQTLKSRGYAFVSFVKKAEAENAIATMNGQWLGSRSIRTNWSTRKPPAPRENSKGIKSGKTPGFEEIYNNTSPTNTTVYCGGFPPNAITDELIQKHFAQFGHINDTRVFKDKGYAFIRFASKESAARAIEGTHNSEVQGHPVKCYWGKENGGDVNSNGMNASAIAAAAAASGMIGMNMNGIVSPLQPMQQNAAAAAAAAAAVAQQHSANPQLTQASAAAAAAGAQYPYSAAAYGQMAYWFPGGYPQIQTQYMQQGYYTYPTAYAPAAPQQSGTAGYRMMQPNMAAGWGMQTVPTVATNGAAAAAAAAAAAASSQQPLMYATMPQFQTQ; this is encoded by the exons ATGACAGAAGATTCGTATCCGAAGACGCTTTACGTGGGCAGTCTCGACACAACGGTCACGGAGGAGCTGCTCTGCACACTTTTTAGTCAGATGGGCACAGTAAAGAGCTGCAAAATTATACGCGAAGGAACCATCGATCCTTTCGCTTTCATCGAGTACGATAACCATCAGTCAGCCCAGACAGCGCTGGCGGCAATGAACAAGCGAATGTTTCTGAAGAAGGAAATAAGGGTCAACTGGGCAACGAGCGCCGGTAATCAGCCGAAAACGGACACGAGCCAACATCATCACATTTTCGTGGGCGATCTCAGTCCGGAAATTGACACCGAAACACTGCGGGAAGCGTTCGCGCCTTTTGGAGAAATTTCAAATTGCCGCATAGTGCGAGACCCACAAACGCTCAAGTCCAGGGGGTACGCGTTCGTGTCGTTTGTGAAGAAAGCCGAGGCGGAAAACGCCATTGCGACGATGAACGGTCAGTGGCTGGGATCGCGCTCCATCAGAACGAACTGGTCGACACGGAAGCCTCCGGCACCAAGAGAAAACTCTAAAG GAATTAAAAGTGGAAAAACGCCAGGGTTTGAGGAAATCTACAATAATACCAGTCCAACCAATACGACCGTTTACTGTGGAGGATTTCCACCAAACGCGATCACAGACGAGCTAATTCAGAAGCATTTCGCCCAATTTGGACACATTAACGACACTCGAGTGTTCAAAGACAAGGGTTACGCGTTTATACGGTTTGCGAGCAAAGAGTCGGCGGCACGCGCCATCGAAGGTACACACAACAGTGAGGTACAAGGACATCCGGTCAAATGTTACTGGGGTAAAGAGAATGGAGGCGACGTAAATAGCAACGGCATGAATGCATCCGCGATTGCGGCTGCGGCTGCCGCCTCCGGTATGATTGGTATGAATATGAACGGCATCGTTAGCCCGTTGCAGCCAATGCAGCAGAATGCGGCGGCCGCTGCTGCAGCTGCCGCCGCTGTTGCTCAGCAGCACAGTGCTAATCCACAGCTCACTCAGGCCTCGGCAGCGGCTGCTGCAGCCGGTGCCCAGTATCCCTACTCAGCGGCAGCTTACGGTCAAATGGCGTATTGGTTTCCG GGAGGATACCCACAGATACAGACACAATACATGCAACAAGGGTATTACACTTACCCAACAGCTTACGCACCTGCAGCTCCACAGCAATCTGGTACAGCAG GTTATCGTATGATGCAACCGAACATGGCAGCAGGCTGGGGCATGCAAACTGTCCCAACCGTAGCAACGAACGgtgcagcagcggcagcggcagcagcagcggctgcAGCATCATCACAGCAACCCTTGATGTATGCGACGATGCCACAGTTCCAAACGCAATGA